From the Candidatus Bathyarchaeia archaeon genome, one window contains:
- the metG gene encoding methionine--tRNA ligase subunit beta: protein MTEITFEEFQKLDMRIGKVLEASQIPGSRNLIRMIVDFGTEKRQAVAGLLKWYKPEDLVGKKYAFILNLQRRKFMGVESQCMILAAEDNKGNVVALQPEKDIAEGSRIH, encoded by the coding sequence TCAAAAGCTAGATATGCGAATTGGAAAAGTTTTAGAGGCGAGTCAAATTCCAGGCTCAAGAAATCTCATAAGAATGATAGTGGATTTCGGAACGGAAAAACGACAAGCCGTCGCTGGCCTTCTAAAATGGTATAAACCAGAAGACCTTGTAGGCAAGAAGTACGCCTTCATCTTAAACCTTCAGCGTAGAAAATTCATGGGTGTAGAATCCCAATGCATGATTTTAGCAGCTGAAGACAACAAGGGCAACGTGGTGGCACTGCAACCCGAAAAAGACATCGCTGAGGGAAGCAGAATCCATTAA
- a CDS encoding replication factor C large subunit has product MYQPWTIKYKPKSLKEVVGNKEAIQKFVEWIKSWDGGVPEKRAAFLYGPPGVGKTVTVEALANDFKMELVEKNASDYRTEEAVKRFAGLASQYGSLFGARRIILFDELDGLTGTADKGGVKAMIDVIKAAQCPIVLIANNAFDPRFTALRNYCLLIEFKKPTVAEVLKHLKAICLKEGIEAEENALKFIAQRSEGDIRSAVTDLQALAQGKKRLTYDDVSWLGYRDRQENIFTVLRMIMYGKTCEGAKRAVNMADVDVDMLFEWIYENVPNHLTDPHDLARAMDALSMADVYRGRIKKTQDWGFIRYVIDFMTAGVAMARMNTKTSGWTPFRFPERIQALSKSKEERGVQLEIGKKIKRKCHISATRASKEILPYLRIIFKNNAEMAAGIAKWLDLTPEMVEYIVEDREKAAAINKLLA; this is encoded by the coding sequence GTGTACCAGCCTTGGACCATTAAATATAAGCCGAAAAGCCTGAAAGAAGTTGTTGGAAACAAAGAGGCAATTCAAAAGTTTGTCGAGTGGATAAAATCGTGGGATGGGGGGGTTCCGGAGAAAAGGGCTGCCTTCCTTTACGGTCCTCCGGGTGTTGGGAAAACCGTCACAGTGGAGGCTTTGGCGAATGACTTCAAAATGGAGTTGGTCGAGAAAAACGCTAGCGATTACAGGACGGAGGAGGCGGTTAAACGTTTTGCTGGGCTAGCCTCGCAATATGGCTCCTTGTTTGGGGCAAGGAGAATCATCTTATTCGATGAGCTTGATGGCTTAACTGGAACGGCGGACAAGGGCGGAGTTAAAGCCATGATCGACGTTATAAAAGCGGCTCAATGTCCCATTGTGCTCATCGCCAACAATGCTTTTGATCCAAGGTTTACGGCTCTACGCAACTATTGTCTCCTCATAGAGTTCAAGAAGCCGACGGTGGCGGAAGTCCTAAAACACTTAAAGGCGATATGCCTAAAAGAGGGGATAGAAGCCGAGGAAAACGCGTTAAAATTCATAGCTCAACGCTCAGAGGGCGACATCCGCTCAGCGGTCACAGATCTGCAGGCACTGGCTCAAGGCAAAAAGCGTTTGACATACGATGATGTTTCATGGCTTGGATATAGAGACCGCCAAGAAAACATATTCACCGTTCTGCGGATGATCATGTATGGAAAAACATGTGAAGGAGCAAAACGCGCGGTTAACATGGCGGACGTGGACGTTGACATGCTTTTCGAGTGGATATATGAAAATGTTCCAAACCACTTGACAGACCCCCATGATCTGGCAAGGGCTATGGATGCCCTATCAATGGCTGACGTTTACCGTGGAAGGATAAAGAAAACCCAAGACTGGGGCTTTATACGCTACGTAATCGACTTCATGACGGCTGGTGTGGCGATGGCGAGGATGAACACCAAAACTTCGGGATGGACGCCCTTCCGCTTCCCAGAACGGATACAAGCCCTATCAAAGTCCAAGGAGGAGCGGGGCGTTCAACTTGAAATCGGCAAGAAGATAAAGCGTAAATGCCACATATCCGCCACTAGGGCATCAAAAGAAATACTCCCCTATTTACGAATAATCTTCAAGAACAACGCCGAAATGGCAGCTGGAATCGCCAAATGGCTTGACTTAACCCCGGAAATGGTTGAATACATCGTGGAGGATAGGGAGAAGGCTGCAGCAATAAACAAACTTTTGGCCTAA